One segment of Methylotuvimicrobium sp. KM2 DNA contains the following:
- a CDS encoding ABC transporter ATP-binding protein, protein MPKPSSFQRAREAPDLPTGTIKFILYCISSFPVLLMLMLILETGQAACNILVPYAVKAIMDGVASLTEQTGPVLKTLQQPLLLLIGLALAEIIFSRTSGALLIIIGPRLRQRTTQKLFAYLQYHSVSYFGHHFAGALAHRISETAISVNHTTWSVLCEFWPITVTFIVSIFLLLEVNQGLGQYVASWVLSYIVISYWLATRCQQYAKSYAATRSHVNGKIVDAVSNMLNAKLFARLNYERRYLNEYLETEVRAGRRTFWYMERVRWFQFIAAAALKIGTVYYALTLWESGIISVGDFTMSIALALLIISDARNLTRRFLEFFEYVGNVANGVETIVRPHEIIDKPEATPLTVTHGRIEFRHVRFGYDPSQPVFENLNVIIEPGQRVGLVGFSGSGKSTFVALMLRNYEPQDGAILIDGVDIAGVTQDSLHEQVSVIPQDPSLFHRSLKENIGYGKLEAADAEIIGAADLAHADEFINDMKEGYDALVGERGVKLSGGQRQRIAIARVMLKDAPILILDEATSSLDSVTEKTIQENLDRAMGRKTVIAVAHRLSTIAHLDRILVFDNGRIVEDGSHNELLGRKGFYHRLWSMQAGGFLPEEAVSGIV, encoded by the coding sequence ATGCCTAAGCCTTCTTCTTTCCAACGCGCACGAGAAGCCCCGGACCTCCCTACCGGCACGATCAAATTTATCCTGTACTGTATTAGCAGTTTCCCGGTTTTATTGATGTTAATGTTAATTCTCGAGACAGGACAGGCGGCATGCAATATTCTGGTGCCTTATGCAGTCAAGGCCATTATGGATGGCGTCGCTTCATTGACCGAACAAACCGGCCCGGTACTGAAAACACTGCAACAACCATTGCTATTGCTGATAGGCTTGGCTTTGGCCGAAATTATCTTCAGTCGAACCAGCGGTGCATTGCTGATTATTATCGGACCTCGTTTGCGGCAAAGAACAACACAAAAACTTTTTGCTTATTTGCAGTATCACTCGGTTAGTTACTTCGGTCATCACTTTGCCGGAGCACTGGCGCATCGCATTAGCGAAACCGCGATCAGCGTCAATCATACGACGTGGTCGGTTTTATGCGAATTTTGGCCAATTACGGTAACCTTTATCGTTTCGATTTTTTTATTGCTTGAGGTTAATCAAGGACTAGGGCAATACGTTGCAAGCTGGGTATTATCGTATATTGTCATTTCTTATTGGCTTGCCACTCGTTGTCAGCAATATGCAAAAAGTTACGCAGCGACTCGCAGCCATGTCAACGGCAAAATCGTCGATGCGGTCAGCAATATGCTTAACGCCAAGTTGTTTGCCAGGCTCAATTACGAGCGCCGTTATTTGAACGAATATTTGGAAACCGAAGTTCGTGCCGGACGCCGCACATTTTGGTATATGGAACGAGTCCGTTGGTTTCAATTCATTGCCGCCGCCGCACTCAAGATCGGCACGGTCTACTATGCGCTCACGCTTTGGGAAAGCGGCATAATCAGTGTTGGCGATTTTACAATGAGCATTGCCTTGGCGTTATTGATTATCAGCGATGCCCGTAATCTAACCCGGCGATTTTTAGAGTTTTTCGAATATGTCGGCAATGTTGCCAACGGTGTCGAGACTATCGTTCGTCCTCACGAAATTATCGACAAACCTGAAGCTACACCTCTAACCGTGACACATGGCAGAATCGAGTTCCGTCATGTTCGCTTCGGTTACGATCCCTCACAGCCGGTTTTTGAAAACTTGAACGTCATCATTGAACCGGGGCAACGAGTTGGTTTAGTTGGTTTTTCAGGATCCGGAAAATCGACCTTTGTCGCGCTAATGCTACGCAATTACGAACCTCAAGACGGAGCGATCCTGATCGATGGTGTCGACATTGCCGGTGTAACTCAAGATTCCTTGCATGAACAAGTCAGCGTGATTCCTCAGGATCCGAGTTTGTTCCATCGCAGCCTCAAAGAAAATATCGGTTACGGCAAACTGGAGGCGGCGGATGCGGAAATAATTGGCGCCGCCGATCTCGCACATGCCGACGAGTTTATCAACGATATGAAAGAAGGTTACGATGCTCTGGTGGGAGAACGCGGCGTCAAGTTGTCCGGTGGACAGCGTCAACGTATCGCCATCGCTCGCGTCATGCTGAAGGATGCGCCGATTCTAATTCTTGACGAAGCCACATCCAGTTTAGATTCGGTCACCGAAAAAACCATTCAAGAAAATCTCGACCGAGCCATGGGTCGTAAGACCGTCATCGCCGTTGCGCATCGTTTATCGACGATTGCCCATCTCGACCGCATTTTGGTCTTTGATAACGGTCGCATCGTCGAGGACGGCAGCCATAATGAATTACTGGGTCGAAAAGGATTTTATCATCGGCTTTGGTCAATGCAGGCAGGTGGTTTTTTGCCGGAAGAAGCGGTTAGCGGAATAGTATAA
- a CDS encoding DUF3301 domain-containing protein translates to MQVEVLLIFLLIVALFCWSDALSIREYAYLAVRKHCADMGVQMLDDCVALSRMTFKRDEFGRLRLMRSFEFEFSASGDDRYIGVITMTGRRIESIQMPPYRMI, encoded by the coding sequence ATGCAAGTTGAAGTGCTTCTGATTTTTTTATTGATTGTAGCGCTTTTCTGTTGGTCGGATGCTTTGTCTATTAGAGAATATGCTTATTTGGCCGTAAGAAAACACTGTGCGGATATGGGTGTGCAAATGTTGGACGATTGTGTCGCATTGAGCCGAATGACGTTTAAAAGAGATGAGTTCGGTAGGTTAAGGCTGATGCGTTCTTTCGAATTCGAATTCTCGGCATCGGGCGATGATCGTTATATCGGGGTGATAACGATGACCGGTCGGCGAATTGAATCGATTCAGATGCCGCCTTACCGGATGATATAA
- a CDS encoding YbjQ family protein, giving the protein MIFTTTPDVPGREITENLGVVVGNIVQSKHVGRDFMAALKGLVGGEIKGYTEMLADARDLAIERMVTEAQRRGADAVVNIRFTTSAIMANASEIMAYGTAVKLK; this is encoded by the coding sequence ATGATTTTTACAACAACACCTGATGTGCCGGGACGAGAGATTACTGAAAACTTGGGCGTGGTAGTGGGTAATATTGTGCAATCCAAGCATGTAGGGCGCGATTTCATGGCGGCTTTAAAAGGATTGGTTGGCGGTGAAATTAAAGGCTATACAGAAATGTTGGCCGATGCCAGGGATCTTGCCATTGAAAGAATGGTGACCGAAGCGCAGCGTCGCGGCGCCGATGCTGTAGTTAATATTCGGTTTACGACCAGTGCGATCATGGCCAATGCGTCCGAAATCATGGCTTACGGAACTGCGGTAAAACTCAAATGA
- a CDS encoding DUF1289 domain-containing protein: MIERQRIDSPCVGNCCLDEADVCLGCYRTLEEIKSWGEVDDEARINILNNVSQRAKQKVYSDRVNCC; encoded by the coding sequence ATGATTGAGCGTCAACGCATCGATTCTCCTTGCGTCGGAAATTGCTGTCTCGATGAAGCCGATGTTTGCCTAGGTTGCTACCGTACGCTCGAAGAAATCAAATCTTGGGGGGAGGTAGATGATGAAGCGCGTATCAATATTCTTAACAATGTTTCGCAAAGGGCCAAGCAAAAAGTGTATTCCGATCGTGTAAATTGTTGTTGA
- a CDS encoding DUF6164 family protein, with translation MPHLLFSLRGVPEDEAEEVRELLSEHSIDFYETSAGNWGISMPALWLSDQTQLQQAQILLHQYQKQRALTQRALYEQLKKEGKAPTLLGNLKHNSIRLLVYLAAIALVLYASVKLIFEFGFTVP, from the coding sequence ATGCCGCATTTACTATTTTCACTCAGAGGGGTACCAGAAGACGAGGCCGAGGAAGTACGCGAACTTCTAAGCGAACATTCGATCGACTTTTATGAAACGTCGGCGGGTAACTGGGGAATTTCGATGCCGGCTTTATGGCTTAGTGATCAAACCCAACTCCAACAGGCACAAATCCTGCTGCATCAATATCAAAAGCAGCGTGCGCTGACCCAACGAGCATTGTACGAACAACTTAAAAAAGAAGGCAAAGCGCCAACACTTTTAGGCAATCTAAAGCATAACTCTATACGTTTGCTGGTTTATCTTGCCGCTATCGCATTGGTACTTTATGCATCTGTAAAGCTGATTTTCGAATTCGGCTTTACAGTGCCTTAA
- a CDS encoding heavy metal translocating P-type ATPase metal-binding domain-containing protein produces MNDTKKACDLCGLTVETPGFTLKTNEGDKDFCCEGCKGIYQMLHEDQILPEPEKSE; encoded by the coding sequence ATGAACGATACCAAAAAAGCTTGTGATTTATGTGGTTTAACGGTGGAGACGCCGGGGTTCACGTTGAAAACCAATGAAGGTGATAAAGATTTTTGTTGTGAAGGGTGCAAAGGAATCTATCAAATGCTGCACGAGGATCAAATTCTACCTGAACCCGAAAAGTCCGAGTAA
- a CDS encoding heavy metal translocating P-type ATPase has translation MDSQSVTFKNFRLVHQLSRRIRIESPILKKDQERGYIFEILLKKRPEIKAVRSVFSLGSVVIEFDPASLPKKNLLILIDAVLGNIAHKQSIDHQARKKDFDGPLQEVDLAVEGMTCASCALLIEMVLKRDPAIKQASVNFGTETLTVHGQLDKDEVGVRVASLGYKTYAMDTLSQRKILIEKEQQRILTARSRFVWSGILSLPVVAVGMSMPSSRWLHWLQFGLTTPVVFWSGRQFFSKAFRLAKHRAANMDSLIALGVGSAYGYSLPALFRNRGHIYFEAAAAIITFVLLGRYLEENAKGKAGEAIRKLVDLQPQTATLLRDGEEVTIDVDDIAIDDILLVRPGEKIPTDGQVIHGVSTVDEAMVTGESLPVVKEVGQKVIGGCVNGSGVLKIRATAVGMDTVLAGIVHMVDQAQAAKLPIQKQVDRISAVFVPSVMVFSGLTMGGWLLVGAPFAHAFGNAITVLLIACPCALGLATPAAIMVGTGRAAREGVYIRNGESLELAAKLDAIVFDKTGTITEGKPKVSEWLNISGIDDVEVLLLAASAENNSEHFLGKAIVDYAKEHSMVLQECSHFKSETGRGILAEVGGKNLLLGNRGWLIDQGVSVDALSKEAGEYAGQGKTPVFMAINGKESAVFGIADKPRPQAGKAIARLNKMGVHTLMVTGDTEKTANYIAAKVGIETVIANAKPEDKLAIIHEFQQQGRHVGMIGDGINDAPALAAADVGFAIGSGTDIAIESADMTLVSGDITKVTDAIELSTDTIRIIKENLFWAFGYNTVAIPVAALGKLNPMIASAAMALSSVSVIVNSLRLGKK, from the coding sequence ATGGATTCCCAAAGCGTGACTTTTAAAAACTTTCGGCTTGTTCATCAATTATCCCGGCGCATTCGGATCGAATCTCCAATACTAAAAAAAGACCAAGAGCGGGGTTACATTTTTGAAATCCTGCTAAAAAAGCGACCGGAAATTAAAGCGGTACGTTCAGTTTTTTCGCTGGGTTCGGTTGTGATTGAATTCGACCCGGCCAGTCTACCGAAAAAGAATTTACTGATTTTGATCGATGCGGTCCTGGGCAACATCGCCCATAAACAAAGCATCGACCATCAAGCAAGAAAGAAAGACTTTGACGGTCCCCTGCAAGAAGTCGATCTTGCCGTCGAAGGCATGACTTGCGCGTCGTGCGCTTTGCTAATCGAAATGGTTCTGAAACGCGATCCGGCGATCAAGCAAGCCAGCGTCAATTTCGGTACCGAAACTTTAACCGTCCATGGGCAGCTCGATAAGGATGAAGTCGGTGTAAGAGTGGCGTCGCTTGGTTACAAAACCTATGCGATGGATACCTTGTCGCAACGCAAAATTCTGATTGAAAAAGAACAGCAACGTATTTTGACGGCACGAAGCCGTTTCGTTTGGTCGGGAATATTGAGTCTGCCCGTTGTTGCGGTCGGCATGAGCATGCCGTCGTCGCGCTGGCTGCATTGGCTGCAATTCGGTTTGACGACACCGGTCGTATTTTGGTCCGGCCGGCAGTTTTTCAGCAAGGCTTTTCGTTTGGCGAAACACCGAGCGGCCAACATGGATTCATTGATAGCATTGGGCGTCGGTTCCGCCTACGGTTATAGTTTGCCGGCGTTGTTTCGAAACAGAGGTCACATTTATTTCGAAGCGGCCGCCGCGATCATTACCTTTGTCTTGTTGGGGCGCTATCTCGAAGAAAATGCGAAGGGCAAGGCCGGAGAGGCGATCCGAAAATTAGTCGATTTGCAGCCGCAAACCGCGACGTTGTTGCGCGACGGCGAAGAAGTCACGATCGATGTCGACGATATCGCAATCGACGATATTTTATTGGTGCGTCCAGGTGAAAAAATACCGACCGACGGCCAAGTGATTCATGGCGTTTCGACGGTCGACGAAGCGATGGTGACAGGCGAAAGTTTACCGGTCGTCAAGGAAGTCGGTCAAAAAGTGATAGGAGGCTGCGTCAACGGCAGCGGCGTATTGAAGATACGTGCGACTGCGGTCGGCATGGACACCGTGCTGGCCGGTATCGTACACATGGTCGATCAGGCTCAGGCAGCCAAATTGCCGATTCAGAAACAGGTCGATAGAATCTCGGCGGTGTTCGTGCCCTCGGTCATGGTTTTTTCAGGCTTGACGATGGGCGGGTGGTTGCTGGTTGGTGCGCCGTTCGCGCATGCCTTCGGTAATGCGATTACCGTGTTATTGATCGCTTGCCCTTGTGCATTAGGCTTGGCGACTCCGGCGGCAATCATGGTGGGTACCGGCCGCGCGGCGCGCGAAGGTGTTTATATCCGCAACGGCGAAAGTCTGGAACTGGCGGCCAAGCTCGATGCGATCGTGTTCGATAAGACCGGCACGATTACCGAAGGTAAACCGAAAGTCAGCGAGTGGCTCAATATTTCCGGAATAGACGATGTGGAAGTCTTGTTGTTGGCTGCGTCGGCAGAAAACAATTCGGAGCATTTCCTCGGTAAAGCGATCGTAGACTATGCCAAAGAGCATTCGATGGTCCTACAGGAATGCAGTCATTTCAAGAGCGAAACCGGACGCGGGATTTTAGCCGAAGTTGGGGGAAAAAATTTATTATTGGGCAATAGAGGGTGGTTGATTGACCAAGGTGTTTCGGTTGACGCCTTATCGAAAGAAGCCGGCGAATATGCCGGGCAGGGTAAGACGCCCGTGTTTATGGCGATAAACGGCAAGGAGTCGGCTGTTTTCGGTATTGCCGATAAGCCGCGGCCACAAGCGGGTAAAGCGATCGCAAGATTGAATAAAATGGGTGTGCATACGCTGATGGTGACCGGTGATACCGAAAAAACGGCTAATTATATTGCCGCGAAAGTCGGTATCGAAACGGTTATCGCGAACGCGAAGCCCGAGGATAAATTGGCGATTATTCACGAATTCCAACAACAAGGTCGTCATGTCGGCATGATCGGCGACGGTATCAATGATGCCCCGGCACTGGCGGCGGCCGATGTCGGTTTTGCGATAGGCAGCGGCACCGATATCGCGATCGAATCGGCCGATATGACGCTAGTCAGCGGCGATATTACCAAAGTGACCGATGCAATCGAGCTCAGTACCGATACGATTCGTATCATCAAGGAAAATTTGTTTTGGGCGTTCGGTTATAACACGGTCGCGATTCCGGTCGCGGCCTTGGGTAAGCTTAATCCGATGATCGCCTCGGCGGCGATGGCGCTGAGTTCGGTGTCCGTGATCGTCAATTCGTTGCGCTTGGGTAAAAAATAG
- a CDS encoding sulfite exporter TauE/SafE family protein, which produces MDHSTMDHGMHHIAAAGGFDYSLAFMAGLLGSGHCLGMCGALVSGYFMKSGPSRSYLPYFAYQLARIFVYTMVGFAAASLGVVLVSSGLFGKLQSLLQMVIGAVVILLALGILGWIPFQGSIRLIPMNVLRKGYASASTKGPVIGALIAGFLNGLMPCPLTFAMAVKATSATTIAEGGLLMLTFGAGTLPMMLFISVAFGKMSAHFRGLMLKTAALIMIVMGSNTIYMGLSFYVEEHHHHRDFLHDLKDRIDELIVFLTEFVDYLGTMVNNVPGT; this is translated from the coding sequence ATGGATCATTCGACAATGGATCACGGCATGCATCATATTGCTGCAGCCGGCGGTTTCGACTACAGTCTGGCTTTTATGGCCGGATTGTTGGGCAGCGGACATTGTTTGGGAATGTGCGGCGCATTGGTTTCCGGTTACTTCATGAAATCAGGACCGTCCAGAAGCTATCTCCCATATTTCGCCTATCAACTCGCGCGCATTTTCGTTTATACGATGGTCGGCTTCGCCGCCGCCTCGCTCGGAGTCGTTTTGGTTTCGAGCGGTCTGTTCGGCAAGCTGCAAAGTCTGCTGCAAATGGTGATCGGCGCAGTCGTGATCCTTTTGGCTTTGGGTATTCTCGGTTGGATACCGTTTCAAGGCTCGATTCGATTGATTCCGATGAATGTGTTACGCAAGGGCTATGCATCTGCGAGCACCAAAGGTCCGGTCATCGGCGCGCTGATTGCCGGTTTTTTGAACGGTTTGATGCCGTGCCCGTTGACGTTCGCAATGGCTGTCAAGGCTACCTCCGCGACAACCATTGCCGAGGGCGGATTGTTGATGCTGACTTTCGGTGCCGGAACGCTGCCGATGATGCTGTTCATCAGTGTCGCGTTCGGTAAGATGAGCGCGCATTTCAGAGGCTTGATGTTGAAAACGGCGGCCTTGATCATGATCGTAATGGGTTCGAATACGATCTATATGGGACTGTCTTTCTATGTCGAGGAGCATCATCATCACCGCGATTTCCTGCATGATTTGAAAGATAGAATTGATGAATTGATTGTATTTTTAACCGAATTCGTCGACTATCTCGGCACCATGGTTAATAATGTGCCGGGAACGTAA